The following are encoded together in the Xanthomonas vesicatoria ATCC 35937 genome:
- the gnd gene encoding phosphogluconate dehydrogenase (NAD(+)-dependent, decarboxylating) — MELGMVGLGRMGANMAERLVHGGHRVHGYDPGASARSSAQAKGIVTADALASLVSALPSPRVVWLMVPAGKIVDDTLAQLLPLLQAGDIVIDGGNSYYKDSQRRAAQLQESGIAFVDCGTSGGVWGLQEGYSLMVGGEESAVTTLHPVLATLAPAPDKGWGRVGPSGAGHFTKMVHNGIEYGMMQAYAEGFALMQHKADFTLDLHQVSEIWRDGSVVRSWLLDLTADALRHNPTMAGIAPFVADSGEGRWTVAEAIDLEVSAPIITLSLMERLRSRDKDSFTDKLLAAMRNQFGGHAVMTTTSAAPTIGSKDA, encoded by the coding sequence ATGGAACTGGGTATGGTGGGTTTGGGCCGCATGGGCGCCAACATGGCCGAGCGTCTGGTGCACGGCGGACATCGTGTGCATGGTTACGATCCCGGGGCGAGCGCGCGCAGCAGTGCGCAGGCCAAGGGCATTGTCACTGCCGATGCGCTTGCATCTCTGGTGTCCGCGCTGCCGAGCCCGCGCGTGGTGTGGCTGATGGTGCCCGCAGGCAAGATCGTCGATGACACGCTGGCGCAACTGCTGCCGTTGTTGCAGGCCGGCGACATCGTCATCGACGGCGGCAATTCGTATTACAAGGATTCGCAGCGGCGCGCAGCGCAGCTGCAGGAAAGTGGCATTGCGTTCGTCGACTGCGGCACCAGTGGTGGCGTCTGGGGCTTGCAGGAAGGCTATAGCTTGATGGTCGGCGGCGAAGAGTCTGCCGTGACCACGCTGCATCCGGTCCTGGCCACACTGGCGCCTGCGCCGGACAAGGGCTGGGGGCGCGTGGGCCCGAGCGGTGCCGGTCATTTCACCAAGATGGTCCACAACGGCATTGAGTACGGAATGATGCAGGCTTATGCCGAAGGCTTCGCCCTGATGCAGCACAAGGCCGATTTTACGCTGGACCTGCACCAGGTTTCGGAGATCTGGCGCGACGGCAGCGTGGTGCGTTCGTGGTTGCTGGACCTGACCGCCGATGCGCTGCGGCACAATCCGACCATGGCCGGTATCGCGCCGTTCGTGGCCGATTCTGGCGAGGGGCGTTGGACAGTGGCCGAGGCGATCGACCTGGAAGTGTCTGCACCCATCATTACGTTGTCGTTGATGGAGCGGTTGCGTTCGCGCGACAAGGACTCGTTCACCGACAAACTGTTGGCGGCCATGCGCAACCAGTTCGGTGGCCATGCAGTGATGACCACTACTTCTGCAGCGCCGACGATCGGCAGCAAGGACGCATAA